The Myotis daubentonii chromosome 9, mMyoDau2.1, whole genome shotgun sequence genome has a segment encoding these proteins:
- the RBM14 gene encoding RNA-binding protein 14 isoform X3 — protein sequence MKIFVGNVDGADTTPEELAALFAPYGTVMSCAVMKQFAFVHMRENAGALRAIEALHGHELRPGRALVVEMSRPRPLNTWKIFVGNVSAACTSQELRSLFERRGRVIECDVVKGNWRS from the coding sequence ATGAAGATATTCGTGGGAAACGTCGATGGAGCGGATACGACGCCGGAGGAGCTGGCAGCCCTCTTCGCGCCCTACGGCACAGTCATGAGCTGCGCCGTCATGAAACAGTTCGCCTTCGTGCACATGCGCGAGAACGCGGGCGCGCTGCGCGCCATCGAGGCCCTGCATGGCCACGAGCTGCGGCCTGGGCGCGCGCTCGTGGTGGAGATGTCGCGCCCACGGCCTCTAAACACTTGGAAGATTTTCGTGGGCAATGTGTCGGCTGCATGCACGAGCCAGGAATTGCGTAGCCTTTTTGAGCGCCGCGGACGCGTCATCGAGTGTGACGTGGTGAAAG